One genomic window of Tatumella citrea includes the following:
- a CDS encoding PTS fructose transporter subunit EIIC — translation MSELALILKNTRQHLMTGVSYMIPFVVSGGILLAVAVMFYGKGAVPDAESAANLKKLFDIGVAGLTLMVPFLAAYIGYSISERSALAPCAIAAWVGNSFGAGFFGALIAGIIGGIVVYYLKKIPVHKVLRSVMPIFVIPVIGTLITAGIMMWGLGEPVGMLTKSLTVWLQGMQQGSVVILAVIMGLMLAFDMGGPVNKVAYAFMLICVAQGVYHVVAIAAVSICIPPLGLGLATLTGRRNFSAEEQEAGKAALVMGCVGVTEGAIPFAASDPLRVIPSIMLGSVCGAVVAALTGAECYAGWGGLIVLPVVSGKFGYLLAVATGMVVTAVCVNLLKHLSRNKASAAPAAEDSLDLDFEIHP, via the coding sequence ATGAGCGAATTAGCATTGATACTAAAAAATACCCGGCAGCACCTGATGACCGGTGTCTCTTATATGATCCCGTTCGTCGTTTCCGGCGGTATTCTGCTGGCGGTCGCGGTGATGTTTTATGGTAAAGGCGCCGTCCCGGATGCTGAGTCGGCGGCGAATCTGAAAAAATTGTTTGATATTGGTGTGGCTGGTCTGACACTGATGGTGCCTTTCCTGGCTGCCTATATTGGCTACTCAATTTCCGAACGTTCTGCACTTGCCCCCTGTGCCATTGCCGCCTGGGTTGGTAACAGCTTCGGGGCGGGTTTCTTCGGGGCACTGATTGCCGGAATTATTGGCGGGATTGTGGTGTATTACCTGAAAAAAATCCCCGTACATAAAGTGCTGCGCTCGGTAATGCCTATCTTTGTTATCCCTGTAATTGGCACTCTTATCACCGCAGGAATCATGATGTGGGGCCTGGGAGAGCCGGTCGGTATGCTGACCAAAAGCCTGACTGTCTGGCTGCAGGGTATGCAACAAGGCAGCGTGGTGATCCTTGCAGTCATTATGGGGCTGATGCTGGCATTTGATATGGGTGGGCCGGTAAATAAAGTGGCCTACGCCTTTATGCTGATTTGTGTCGCTCAGGGTGTCTATCACGTCGTGGCAATTGCCGCGGTCAGTATCTGTATTCCGCCGCTCGGTCTGGGGCTGGCAACACTGACAGGTCGCCGTAATTTCTCTGCCGAGGAGCAGGAAGCTGGTAAAGCCGCGCTGGTGATGGGGTGCGTCGGCGTGACTGAAGGCGCTATTCCGTTTGCCGCCAGCGATCCTCTGCGGGTCATCCCTTCGATTATGCTGGGTTCGGTCTGCGGGGCTGTCGTGGCAGCCCTGACCGGAGCTGAATGTTATGCCGGCTGGGGTGGATTAATTGTTCTGCCTGTCGTCAGTGGAAAATTTGGTTATCTGTTAGCTGTTGCGACCGGAATGGTAGTGACCGCTGTCTGTGTCAATCTGCTGAAACACCTTAGCCGTAACAAAGCCTCCGCAGCACCTGCCGCGGAAGATTCGCTGGATCTGGACTTCGAAATTCACCCGTGA
- the ptsP gene encoding phosphoenolpyruvate--protein phosphotransferase: MVETIEFVCELNEGVHARPASQIEAVCNRYRCDIEWHNLRSGRNGNAKSALSLIGTDTLKGDNCRLIISGNDQQQAYQFLYDWIKEEFPRCDSPVSAAPVLQREPLPESLSRLNPHCFPGQPVSQGSSAGRLTLLAAFDFENPGELPEADEISREQVRLAGGLAMLVKTLKLQLLDNEGTATAVLEAHLSLAGDLLWQQQLTGHVAEGNSCAQAIVLTTDHFCRQFNRSDSGYLRERVLDIRDLGFRLLQQIYGEQRFPSAGKLTSPSICLCEELTPGQFLELDKSLLKGLVLKSAGTTSHTVILARSFNIPTLAGVNVAALLPKLNSDVYLDADAGVVITDPSEAIHRYYRQQSRVQESLRRQQSVWKDAPGKTADGRNLEVAANIALSVEAAGAFANGAESIGLFRTEMLYMDRSSAPGESELYNIFCHALESAAGRSIIVRTMDIGGDKPVPYLPIPAENNPFLGYRAVRIYPEFLSLFTSQLRAILRASAHGELKIMIPMISSMEEILWVKEKLQEVKQQLREQQIPFDERISLGIMLEVPSVMFIIDQCCEEVDFFSIGSNDLTQYLLAVDRDNAKVDHLYNSFNPAFLRALDFVVQAVHRQGKWIGLCGELGGKVSALPLLVGLGLDEISMSAPAIPAVKAALARMDAKACRQLLNQVMNCRTPLEAGHLLAQFRMTQHDAPLITTQCIELNSDWQSKEEVIKGMTDNLLLAGRSRYPRKLEADLWAREAVFSTGLGFSFAIPHSKSEHIEQSTISVAKLAEPVAWGDEQAQFIIMLTLNKHEVGDQHMRIFSRLARRIMHQDFRDRLNHAGSAAAIAALLEQELAV; encoded by the coding sequence ATGGTAGAAACAATTGAGTTTGTCTGTGAGTTAAATGAAGGGGTTCATGCCCGTCCGGCCAGCCAGATTGAGGCGGTATGCAACCGGTACCGCTGTGATATTGAATGGCATAACCTTAGGAGCGGACGCAACGGGAATGCCAAAAGTGCCTTATCACTGATTGGTACTGATACGCTGAAAGGCGACAACTGCCGGCTGATAATTTCCGGAAATGACCAACAGCAGGCTTACCAGTTTCTGTATGACTGGATAAAAGAGGAATTTCCGCGTTGCGATTCACCGGTCAGTGCTGCGCCGGTACTACAGCGCGAACCGCTACCTGAATCACTGAGCCGGCTAAATCCGCACTGTTTCCCCGGCCAGCCGGTCAGCCAGGGAAGCAGTGCCGGTCGCCTGACATTGCTGGCGGCATTTGATTTCGAAAACCCGGGGGAGCTCCCTGAGGCTGATGAGATTTCCCGGGAGCAGGTGCGGTTGGCGGGGGGGCTGGCGATGCTGGTGAAAACCCTGAAACTACAGTTGCTGGACAACGAAGGCACCGCGACAGCGGTTCTGGAAGCCCATCTGTCGCTGGCAGGTGATCTGTTGTGGCAACAACAACTGACCGGCCATGTTGCTGAGGGTAACAGCTGTGCACAGGCGATAGTGTTGACCACCGACCATTTTTGTCGTCAGTTTAATCGATCTGACAGCGGTTACCTGAGGGAGCGGGTGCTGGATATTCGTGATCTTGGCTTTCGGCTGCTGCAACAGATTTATGGCGAGCAACGTTTTCCGTCTGCCGGAAAACTGACGTCGCCTTCCATCTGCCTGTGCGAAGAACTCACCCCCGGACAGTTTCTGGAACTGGACAAAAGTCTGCTGAAAGGACTGGTGTTAAAAAGCGCCGGCACCACATCACATACCGTGATCCTTGCCCGGTCATTTAATATTCCTACGCTGGCAGGGGTGAATGTCGCGGCGCTGCTGCCAAAACTTAACTCTGATGTCTATCTGGATGCGGACGCCGGGGTGGTGATTACTGATCCTTCGGAAGCTATTCACCGCTATTACCGCCAGCAATCCCGGGTGCAGGAAAGCCTGCGTCGTCAGCAAAGTGTCTGGAAAGATGCTCCGGGAAAAACTGCCGATGGCCGGAATCTTGAAGTCGCTGCCAATATTGCACTGTCAGTCGAAGCTGCCGGTGCGTTTGCCAACGGTGCTGAGTCGATAGGTCTGTTTCGTACCGAAATGCTGTATATGGACAGGAGTAGTGCACCAGGCGAAAGTGAGCTTTACAACATCTTCTGCCATGCTCTGGAATCCGCTGCCGGGCGCAGCATTATTGTCCGCACAATGGATATTGGTGGTGATAAACCAGTGCCTTATCTGCCCATACCTGCGGAGAATAACCCGTTTCTGGGCTATCGTGCGGTTCGCATCTATCCGGAATTTCTGTCACTGTTTACCAGTCAGTTACGGGCAATTCTGCGGGCCTCGGCTCACGGTGAACTAAAGATTATGATCCCGATGATTTCATCTATGGAGGAAATTCTCTGGGTCAAAGAAAAACTGCAGGAAGTGAAGCAGCAGTTGCGGGAACAACAAATTCCGTTTGATGAGCGCATTTCTCTGGGAATTATGCTGGAGGTGCCGTCGGTGATGTTTATCATTGACCAGTGCTGTGAAGAAGTAGATTTCTTCAGTATTGGCAGTAACGATCTGACGCAGTATCTGCTGGCTGTCGATCGTGACAATGCCAAAGTTGACCATCTGTATAACAGCTTTAACCCTGCGTTCCTGCGGGCGCTGGATTTTGTGGTTCAGGCTGTACACCGGCAGGGCAAATGGATAGGTCTGTGTGGGGAGTTGGGTGGGAAAGTCTCAGCGTTGCCGTTGCTGGTAGGGCTGGGGCTGGATGAAATCAGTATGAGTGCTCCGGCGATTCCGGCAGTAAAAGCCGCACTTGCCCGGATGGATGCGAAAGCCTGCCGCCAGCTGCTTAATCAGGTGATGAATTGCAGGACGCCACTGGAAGCCGGGCATCTGCTGGCACAGTTCAGAATGACTCAGCATGACGCACCGCTGATCACCACTCAGTGCATTGAGCTGAACAGCGACTGGCAAAGTAAAGAGGAGGTGATCAAAGGGATGACGGATAACCTGCTACTGGCCGGACGCAGCCGCTATCCACGCAAACTTGAAGCCGATTTATGGGCCAGAGAAGCGGTCTTTTCTACCGGGCTGGGTTTCAGTTTTGCGATTCCGCACAGTAAGTCTGAGCATATCGAACAATCCACCATTAGCGTGGCTAAGTTGGCCGAACCAGTGGCCTGGGGAGATGAACAGGCACAGTTTATTATTATGCTCACCCTGAATAAGCATGAAGTAGGGGATCAGCACATGCGTATTTTCTCACGGCTGGCAAGGCGTATTATGCATCAGGATTTTCGTGACCGTCTGAACCACGCCGGGTCAGCCGCAGCAATAGCTGCCTTACTGGAGCAGGAACTCGCTGTCTGA
- a CDS encoding PTS fructose-like transporter subunit IIB, translating to MPLTGRNLVAVTACVSGVAHTYMAAERLEKICQQENWNIHIETQGALGIENPLTEQLIRHADAVLLITDIELNGAERFADSRCVTSRISPFLTDPARVISAVRKLLSAPEKTRMIVS from the coding sequence ATGCCACTCACCGGACGGAATTTAGTCGCTGTTACTGCCTGTGTCAGTGGCGTTGCCCATACTTATATGGCCGCTGAACGGCTGGAAAAAATCTGCCAGCAAGAAAACTGGAATATTCACATTGAGACCCAGGGTGCTCTGGGTATCGAAAATCCGCTTACAGAACAGTTAATCCGTCATGCCGATGCTGTCCTGCTAATCACCGATATTGAACTGAACGGTGCTGAGCGCTTTGCAGACAGCCGCTGCGTGACATCACGTATCAGCCCGTTTCTGACCGATCCGGCCAGAGTGATTAGTGCTGTGCGAAAACTTCTTTCAGCCCCGGAAAAGACGCGGATGATTGTCAGCTGA
- a CDS encoding PTS fructose-like transporter subunit IIB: MTKIIAVTACPSGVAHTYMAAEALETAAKSRGWQVKVETQGSLGQENILTDNDISEADLVILTKDIGIKYEERFSGKTIVRVNISDAVKRADAIMTKIDAHLSQ; this comes from the coding sequence ATGACAAAAATTATCGCCGTAACTGCCTGCCCTTCTGGTGTTGCACATACTTATATGGCCGCCGAAGCCCTGGAAACTGCCGCCAAATCCCGTGGCTGGCAGGTAAAAGTCGAAACGCAGGGATCACTGGGCCAGGAAAATATCCTGACAGACAACGATATCAGTGAAGCGGATCTGGTGATCCTGACCAAAGATATTGGCATTAAATATGAAGAACGTTTTAGCGGTAAAACGATTGTCAGGGTCAATATCAGTGATGCGGTTAAACGTGCAGACGCTATAATGACTAAGATAGATGCACATCTGAGCCAGTAA